A stretch of Aureispira sp. CCB-E DNA encodes these proteins:
- a CDS encoding TonB-dependent receptor: protein MYHKLGIIFGFFLLMNTLCAQQGDKSVKLQTVRGQVVDQVTGKGLSNVLVELLNYTPRVAAISSEDGSFELKNVPIGYQRIRANGYGYYDVVYTELVIAGKQSVMKIKMEEEVEIEIATIEATTDGRIKNAKMITIDEMNVVSARPFNIEETNRYITGFGGPARAVTNYPGLLNTDDAQNYIVSRGYSPYGIQWMIEGVPVENPHHFATMGNTGALFPLLNNNLLASSDFVNGAFSARYNNVYAGMFDINMRRGNNQRHEFSALLSVYGAEFIAEGPFKKKGASYAIAARAGIFDVLQQIGLSLGTNATPRYYDVNFKIDIPTKKAGHFSLFGVGGLSDIAVLDEGAIDEDAFVNAGINFYINTGFGLAGLNHLKHFENDVSLKTTLSYLIEDYKLHRDTIFPDTLVPFFTVRNFRQRAGISTLLSKKFSPQFVLRGGASAYVHFISVKGEWRRRNELHSMADDIQVLANAFAEARYKFSSAFAFVLGVQGMYWSLNKNSWAIEPRLALDWRVGKRHRISLGYGWTSKIQSFAVAFLVKKQADGTYDDSNRELGLNRSHQLALSYDTYLARFWGIKANAYVSYNTNLAVDRERNSFSIVNHGNFAIYPDSTGLQSTGKSLNYGVEISVEKFFNKGLYGLLSAAYQRSMYQGSDEVWRRSAFDAQYVTSLVMGKEFKIGKEKQNVIYGDFRFNLHGGLPYTPIDLEASKRAGREVLLEDQAYSQELGLYKRIDVRVGARFNHRRKRISHHIFLVVQNVAAFRNDFEVRYNPTTEEIVRTQQFGIIPNLFYQVYF, encoded by the coding sequence ATGTATCATAAATTAGGAATTATTTTTGGCTTTTTTCTTTTGATGAACACGCTTTGTGCTCAACAAGGAGATAAGTCTGTTAAGTTGCAAACAGTACGAGGTCAAGTAGTCGACCAAGTGACAGGAAAAGGACTCTCTAATGTATTAGTTGAGTTATTAAATTACACGCCAAGGGTTGCGGCAATCTCTAGTGAGGACGGTTCATTTGAACTAAAAAATGTACCTATTGGTTATCAAAGAATTCGGGCTAATGGCTACGGTTATTATGATGTAGTTTATACTGAGCTGGTTATAGCAGGTAAACAGTCTGTTATGAAGATAAAGATGGAAGAAGAGGTAGAGATTGAAATTGCAACCATAGAAGCAACAACAGATGGTCGAATCAAGAATGCTAAAATGATAACCATTGATGAGATGAATGTGGTGAGTGCTCGACCCTTTAATATAGAAGAAACGAATCGATACATTACAGGATTTGGAGGACCAGCGAGAGCCGTAACTAATTATCCTGGCTTACTAAATACAGACGATGCGCAAAACTATATTGTATCTAGAGGATATAGCCCTTATGGTATCCAATGGATGATAGAGGGAGTACCTGTAGAAAATCCTCATCATTTTGCTACAATGGGAAATACTGGGGCATTATTCCCGTTGCTAAATAACAATTTATTGGCTTCTTCGGATTTTGTGAATGGAGCTTTCTCTGCTCGATACAACAACGTGTATGCAGGAATGTTTGATATTAATATGCGTCGAGGAAATAACCAACGTCATGAATTTTCGGCTTTGTTGAGTGTGTATGGAGCAGAATTTATTGCAGAAGGACCTTTTAAAAAGAAAGGTGCTTCTTATGCGATAGCTGCTCGTGCAGGTATTTTTGACGTTTTACAGCAAATTGGATTAAGCTTGGGAACCAATGCTACGCCTAGGTATTATGATGTTAATTTTAAAATTGATATTCCTACTAAGAAAGCAGGGCATTTTTCCTTGTTTGGAGTAGGAGGACTTTCTGATATTGCCGTTTTGGATGAAGGAGCAATAGACGAGGATGCATTTGTCAATGCAGGGATTAACTTTTATATTAATACTGGTTTTGGGTTGGCAGGGTTGAACCATCTAAAACATTTTGAAAATGATGTGTCTCTCAAAACAACACTATCTTATTTAATCGAAGATTATAAATTGCACCGTGATACGATTTTTCCCGATACTTTAGTGCCATTTTTTACTGTTAGAAATTTCCGTCAACGTGCAGGTATCTCAACACTACTGAGCAAAAAGTTTAGTCCTCAATTTGTATTGAGAGGAGGGGCTAGTGCATATGTTCACTTTATATCTGTGAAAGGAGAGTGGCGTAGACGAAACGAATTGCATTCTATGGCGGATGATATTCAAGTGTTAGCAAATGCTTTTGCTGAGGCACGATATAAATTTTCAAGTGCGTTTGCTTTTGTTTTAGGTGTACAAGGAATGTATTGGTCTTTGAATAAGAATTCATGGGCAATAGAACCAAGGCTTGCATTAGATTGGCGAGTGGGGAAACGTCATAGAATTAGCTTAGGATATGGCTGGACAAGCAAAATTCAATCTTTTGCGGTTGCTTTTTTGGTAAAGAAACAAGCGGATGGAACTTATGATGATAGTAACCGAGAGTTAGGATTAAATAGGAGCCATCAGTTGGCATTGTCTTATGATACTTATTTAGCTCGTTTCTGGGGTATCAAAGCGAATGCCTATGTCTCATACAATACAAATCTAGCGGTAGATAGAGAACGTAATAGTTTTTCTATAGTTAATCATGGAAATTTTGCCATCTACCCTGACTCAACGGGGCTACAAAGTACAGGTAAATCCTTAAATTATGGTGTCGAAATTTCAGTAGAAAAATTCTTTAACAAAGGTCTGTATGGGTTGTTGTCAGCAGCTTATCAGCGTTCCATGTACCAAGGTAGTGATGAAGTATGGCGTAGAAGTGCTTTCGATGCTCAATATGTAACCTCTTTAGTAATGGGGAAAGAATTTAAAATAGGAAAAGAAAAGCAAAATGTAATTTACGGTGATTTTAGATTCAATTTGCATGGAGGGCTGCCTTATACGCCAATAGATTTGGAAGCTTCTAAGCGTGCAGGTAGAGAAGTACTATTGGAAGATCAAGCTTATAGCCAAGAATTGGGATTATACAAACGAATCGATGTACGTGTTGGTGCTCGATTTAATCACCGTAGAAAACGAATTTCACATCATATCTTTTTAGTTGTGCAAAATGTAGCTGCTTTTCGCAATGATTTTGAAGTTCGTTACAACCCTACAACAGAAGAAATTGTTAGGACACAACAGTTTGGTATTATTCCCAACTTATTTTATCAAGTTTATTTTTAA
- a CDS encoding dihydrolipoamide acetyltransferase family protein, translated as MAKVELIMPKLGESVMEATILTWEKQVGDTIEMDENVVVIATDKVDTEVPSPVEGKLVEILFQEGDTVAVGAAIAMIETDSAAEVQASPAVVETTSEEVKQPAAQNNGTVATPSANLDTSSSNRFYSPLVKSMAKEEGIGLEELEKITGTGKNSRVTKSDMLAYIENRGNAPVATTPTTTAKTSQPTAANNTVAAPQFKTPPVNRSGNVEIVEMDRMRRLIADHMVMSKHVSPHVTSFVEADVTDIVNWRNSIKKDFQERHGEKITFTPIFMEAVVKAIQDFPMVNVAVDGDQIVRYKDINIGMAAALPTGNLIVPVIKNAENLNMVGLTKNVNDLANRARNNQLRPDEIQGGTFTLTNVGTFGNVMGTPIINQPQVAILAVGAIRKKPAVMETPHGDVIAVRHMMFLSLSYDHRVVDGMLGGSFLRRVADYLEKFDVNRSI; from the coding sequence ATGGCAAAAGTCGAGCTAATAATGCCCAAACTGGGCGAAAGTGTTATGGAGGCAACCATTCTTACTTGGGAAAAACAGGTTGGAGACACGATTGAGATGGATGAAAATGTGGTGGTAATTGCAACAGATAAAGTAGATACGGAAGTACCTTCTCCAGTAGAGGGTAAGCTAGTAGAAATCCTATTTCAAGAAGGTGATACCGTCGCTGTTGGTGCTGCTATTGCTATGATTGAAACAGATAGTGCAGCAGAGGTTCAAGCATCTCCTGCGGTCGTGGAAACAACTTCTGAGGAGGTAAAACAACCTGCCGCACAAAATAACGGTACTGTGGCTACTCCTTCTGCTAATTTAGATACTTCTTCTTCTAATCGCTTTTATTCTCCATTGGTGAAGAGTATGGCAAAAGAAGAGGGCATTGGATTAGAAGAACTAGAAAAAATTACAGGAACAGGCAAAAACAGTAGAGTTACTAAAAGTGATATGTTGGCTTACATCGAAAATAGAGGCAATGCCCCTGTTGCTACGACACCAACTACTACAGCTAAAACGTCACAACCTACTGCTGCTAATAATACTGTTGCAGCTCCTCAATTCAAAACACCGCCTGTTAATAGAAGCGGAAATGTTGAGATTGTTGAAATGGATCGTATGCGCCGTTTGATTGCCGATCATATGGTGATGTCTAAACATGTATCTCCACACGTTACTTCTTTTGTAGAAGCAGATGTAACGGACATTGTTAACTGGAGAAATAGCATCAAAAAAGATTTCCAAGAGCGTCATGGCGAAAAAATCACGTTTACTCCAATTTTTATGGAAGCTGTCGTGAAAGCCATTCAAGATTTCCCAATGGTCAATGTTGCTGTTGATGGCGATCAAATTGTACGTTATAAAGATATTAATATAGGGATGGCTGCAGCTTTGCCTACTGGTAATTTGATTGTACCTGTTATTAAAAATGCAGAAAACCTAAATATGGTTGGATTAACAAAGAATGTTAACGACTTAGCAAACCGTGCTCGAAACAACCAACTACGTCCTGATGAAATTCAGGGAGGAACATTTACTTTAACTAATGTAGGAACATTTGGTAATGTAATGGGAACTCCAATCATCAATCAACCTCAAGTAGCCATTTTGGCGGTAGGGGCTATCCGCAAAAAACCAGCTGTTATGGAAACACCACATGGTGATGTCATCGCTGTGCGCCACATGATGTTCTTGTCTTTGTCTTATGACCATAGAGTAGTAGACGGAATGTTAGGAGGTTCTTTCTTGCGCCGAGTAGCAGATTACCTAGAAAAATTCGATGTGAATAGAAGCATCTAA
- a CDS encoding alpha/beta hydrolase, which produces MKQERIDRFVTILDKKLRVRHLKQKRTNNDTPTIVFLHEGLGCIDLWKDFPNLVAEATGLDIIMYERQGHGESDPLNSPRPLNYLEVEAEVYLSQLLQQLKIDRPILIGHSDGATIALIYAALYPVSMVITAAAHVLVEEITIKGIQEAVSNYDKNNIRAKLERYHGNKANDLFWAWANTWLNPEFKSWNVTHYLPKINCPALLVQGKEDEYATLKQLHLIADYLEAPTEVWEIDNCAHAPHIQAKQRFLEKLKCFIKEHILVLKN; this is translated from the coding sequence ATGAAGCAGGAAAGAATAGATCGTTTTGTAACCATATTGGATAAAAAACTTCGTGTAAGGCATTTAAAACAGAAGAGAACCAACAACGATACACCAACCATTGTATTTTTGCATGAAGGTCTAGGATGCATTGATTTGTGGAAAGACTTTCCCAATTTGGTGGCAGAAGCAACGGGACTAGATATAATAATGTACGAACGACAAGGGCATGGAGAATCTGATCCTTTAAACAGTCCACGACCTTTAAATTATCTAGAGGTTGAAGCAGAGGTTTATCTTTCTCAATTATTGCAACAATTAAAAATTGACCGTCCTATTTTGATAGGGCATAGCGATGGGGCTACAATTGCTTTAATTTATGCTGCTCTTTATCCTGTTTCAATGGTGATAACAGCTGCTGCGCACGTGCTGGTAGAAGAAATAACTATAAAAGGAATACAAGAGGCTGTCTCTAATTACGATAAAAATAATATTCGAGCTAAATTGGAACGATATCATGGCAACAAAGCAAATGATTTGTTTTGGGCATGGGCCAATACTTGGTTGAATCCAGAATTTAAGTCTTGGAATGTTACGCATTATTTGCCAAAAATAAACTGTCCTGCCTTATTGGTACAAGGAAAAGAGGATGAATATGCAACTTTGAAACAACTGCACTTAATTGCCGATTATTTGGAAGCCCCAACAGAAGTGTGGGAAATTGACAATTGTGCGCATGCTCCACATATTCAAGCGAAACAACGTTTTTTAGAGAAACTAAAATGTTTTATCAAAGAACATATTTTAGTGTTGAAGAATTGA